GCTCCTCCTGGTCCAGCGCCATGGAATCCAAGGCATGGTCGTGGCCACCTTCCTCTGTGGGCTCTTGCAGATGGTGCTCGGCGTGCTGCGGGTGGGCCGGTTGGCGAAACTGCTGCCTGCGCCGGTGGTGCGCGGATTCATGGCGGGCATCGGTCTGATCCTCCTCAACAGCCAGCTGCCCCGGTTGTTGGGATTGCCGAAGACGATCGGCACGCTGTCCTCGCTGCCTGCCCAGGGTGGGGGATGGATGGTGCACGCGGGAGGCATTGCCCTCGGCGTGTTGGCGATCGTCTGCATGGTGGGCCTGCCTCGGGTGCAGCGGCGGGTACCCTCGGTGCTGGTGGGGCTCGTGGTGGCCACGCTGCTCGGCGGACTGCTGGGGCCGGAGCTCGCCCGCGTGGGGAGCCTGCCCGCGGGACTGCCTTCGCCTCACCTGCCCTCGCTGGCGGGCGTGGACTGGAGCGCGCTGCTGCCCGACGTCCTCTCGCTCACCGTGCTCGCGTCACTGGGCTCGCTGATGTCGGCCAGCGCCATCGATCAGTTCCCGGGCTTCGAGAAGCAGCGGAGCGATCATGATCAGGAGCTGATGGCCCAGGGCATGGCCAACCTCGCGTCCTCGCTCTTCGGCGGCATGCCGGTGATGGGGGCCATCGTCCGCTCCTCGGTGTCGATCCAGGCGGGCTCCCGCACCCGCGCGGCGTCCGTGCTCCATGCGCTGCTGCTGCTGGTCGTGTGCCTCGTGGCTGGAGCGCTCGTGGCTCGCGTGCCCATCGCCGCCCTCGCGGGCATTCTCGTGGTGGTCGGCGTGCGGCTGCTGGATCTACGTGGCCTGCGCGCGCTGTGGGAGCAGGAGCGCCCCCAGGTGGCGGTGGTGGCGGTGACCGCTCTCGTCATCGCCTCGGTGGATCTCCTGCTCGGACTCGGCGCGGGCGTGCTCGTCTCTCTCGGACTGCTCCTGAGGGCGCGGCCCCGCACGGACATCCAGACGCGCATCCTGCGGTTGGATGGCCGCCCCCACTTCCGGGCCCTGGGCGCGGTCGCCGCCGAGCAGGACGCGCGGCCGCCCCTCCAGCGTGTCCGCGTCCGCGGGCCGCTCGACTTCCTCTCTCCGGGCATCCTCAATACGGCGCTCGCCAGCCCGCCCTTCCCGAGGTACCTCGTGCTCGACCTGACCGCGGTGCCCTACCTGGACGCGGCGGGACTCCAGGACGTGCTGAACGTCCGGGACTGCCTCGTCATGCGCAAGGGCGTGGTCGTCGTCGTCGCGTGGGGCGAGGTGGAGCGGATGCTCGAGCAGGGCGGCTTCCCGCGACAGTCTCCGTCCGCGAGCCTGGTGTCCTCGTATGACGACGCGCTGGAGCACATCGCCCGGAGTCACAAGGCCGCCGCCGCGGGCGTTCAGGAACAGGCCCGGCCCGTTCGCACCCGGGAGCCGGTCCTGGATTCGTAGCTGGCCGGTCCTCTGTCCGGCTCACGCCGCGCGAGAGGCGGAGCCGGACAGGCGCGCGAGGCAGCGGTAGACGGCGTCGCGCAGGGCGCGGGCGCGCGGATCGCTCATGAGGTGCAGGCCCGAGCGGTTCATCACGTAGCCGAAGCCGAGCTGGGCGTCCGGATCGGCGAAGCCCAGGGAGCCTCCCGCGCCCGAAGTACCGAAGGCGCGCGGGTTGGGGCCGAAGTCGAGCGTGGGGCAGGGGCGGGTGTAGCCGAGCGAGAAGGTGGTGTGCGCCTTGAGCACCACGTCGTAGGTGCCCCGGGTGGGGAGGACGGGCGGGGCGGTGAGGGCCGCGAGCGTTGCGGGCGTGAGGCCCAACTCGTGGCCGCCCGTGGCGAGCGAGCCGTAGGCCCGGGCGACGGCGCGCGCCTGTCCGATGCCACCCGCGGCGGGCAGCTCGAGAGGACGGTACTCGGGCGTGTCGAAGTCGGAGAGCCTGCGCGAGCGGGGGTTGCCGAGGGCACGCGCGGTGAGCGAGCGCGGCCACAAGAAGGCCAACATCATCCTCGTGGGCAGCGAGTGCTCGTGGAAGAGCACCTGGAGGCTGGGGATGGCCTGGAGGCGGGCCACGCGCGAGTCGGGCACGTCCCGGGGCAGGCCGATGTGGAAGTGGAGGCCGAGCGGGGCGGCGACCTCCTCCTGGAAGAAGCGGCCGAGGCTGCGGTGCCGGGGATCGACGCGGCGGATGAGCTCGCCGAGGTACCAGCCGATGGTGAAGCTGTGGTAGCCGTGGCGCGTGCCGGGCTCCCACGCGGGAGCCTGCCGGGCGAGCACCTTCGCCAGGTAGTCGAGGTCGGCGAGCTTCACCGGCTCCATCGCTTCATCGAGCGCGGGCAGGCCGGCCTGGTGCGCGAGGAGCTGGCGCACGGTGATGCGGGACTTGCCGGCCTGGGCGAACTCGGGCCAGTAGGAGGCGACGGGCGCGTCGTAGTCGAGCCAGCCTCGCGAGTGGGCCACGGCGGCGGTGATGGCGGCCATGCCCTTGGTGGTGGAGAAGACGAGGGCACAGGTGTCCTCCTCCCAGGGCTCGCGGGTGCTGGCGTCCTTCCAGCCGCCCCAGAGGTCCACCACCTTCTGGCCGCGGAGGTAGACAGCACAGGAGGCACCCAGCTCCCCACGCTCGGTGAAGTTGCGGCGGAGCTCCTCGCGGACCTCCTCGAAGCCGGGGCCGACGGTGCCGTGGAGGACGACGTCCGCTCCGGGACCACCGGCGTAGGGGGACTTGCGCGGGGCGCTCATGCTGGGGACCTCGAGGTGATGACGGGCTCGACGCAAGCAGTAGAGGGCGGGCGGGGGCGCGTCAAGGTGCCCGGAGTGGGCGCACCTGGACGCCACGCCGCCAGACCGCGTGGATGTCACGGGTGTTGCGGATGTCCTGGACGGGATCGGAGTCCAGGACCACCAGATCCGCCACCATGCCCGGCGCGATGGCCCCCTGGGACTTCAAGCCCAACAGCTCGGCCGAGTCGCGCGTCGCGGCGCGCAGGGCCCGCGCGGGTGTCAGGCCGGCCTGGGTCATCAACTCGAGCTCGCGGTGCTCGGCGAAGCCGGGAATGCGCTGCGGCAGCGCTCCCGAGTCCGTGCCGAAGCCGATCTTCACACCCGCCTGGTGCAGGGCGCGGAGGTTCTGGAGATTGATCGCCACCGCCTTTCGCGCTTTCGCCGCGCCCTCGCTGGCGAGGGTCTCGCGCTGCCACTGGGGATCATCGAAGCGACGTTGCAGGGCCGGGTCCACCGCGGCACGGAAGAAGGGTTCGTCCATCCAGGCGGGGTGCTCGGCGTAGAGGTAGTTCGCCTCGTCCAGGTTGACGGTGGGGATGTACCAGACGCCGCGTGTCTTCATGGCCTGGATGAAGGCGTCATCCACTGGCTGGTCCCGTACCCCGTGGGCAAGCACGTCGATCCCCGCCTCGACCACTGCCTTGGCGTCTTCCAGATCGTGGATGTGCGCGGCGGCCCGGAGGCCATGACGGTGGGCCTCGTCGATCGCCGCGCGGTAGACCTCGGGGCGCAGCTTGGGTACTCCGCCCTTCATGCTGTCGACCCACAGCTTCACCATGTCGACGCCTTGCCCGGCCATGTCGCGCACGGCCTCGCGCGCGGCCTCGGGCGTCTCGGGGCGCACGACCTGGTCGTCCTCGAGGTTCATGCCTCGCGCCGGGGGCAGGCCCATCGGAGCGCCGAGGCCAGGCCCGGCGCCCAGGAGGTCCGCGCCCGTGGTGTGCCCTTTCAGCTCCCGCCGCAGGGTGTAGAACAGGGGCGGGTTCAGCCCCAGCGAGTTGACGGTCATCACCCCGTAGTCGAGGTAGCGGGCCAGCTGCCGGGTGATGTTCTCGCGGGTGTAGAAGCGCCGCCCCGTCTCCACACCCGAGACGATACCGACGTGCGCATGCGCCAGGATCAACCCTGGGATGAGCGTCTTGCCAGAGTAGTCGACCACCTGAGCGCCGGCCGGAACCTGAAGCGAGCCACGAGGCCCCACGGCACGGATGCGTTCGCCCTCGAGCACCACCGTTGCCGGGCCAGTGGTGGCTTCGCCATCGAAGACACGAGCGCCCTCCAGGACGACCACGGGTGGAGCTGCGGCTGGAGTGGGCGCATGGGCACAGCCCTGTGCGGCGTGGAAGACGAGCACCGCGAGCGCACCTACCCGGGCGGAGAAGCGACGAGCCATGGAAGCAACCTCCTGGTCAAACGATGTGGCCAGGATGCCCGCTTCGCGCCAGGGCGGCACTATCTGGACGCACGGGGACTGGCAGGCCGAGGTCACCCATCACATCGGATGGCGCGTGGAGGCCGTGTCACGGACTCGCCTTGCCCGCCCGGCTCCCCGAGAATGGGGGGGCGTATGTCCCAGCCCCACCGTTCAGACACCCTGGCCCCGGTCGGCACCCAACTGCTCGCCGAGCACCTGGGGGCCGATGTCGCCGCCCGGGAAGCCTCCGTGACCGGGTTCAACAGTGGGGTGGCCTCCTTCTTCCTCCTG
The sequence above is drawn from the Archangium gephyra genome and encodes:
- a CDS encoding serine hydrolase domain-containing protein gives rise to the protein MSAPRKSPYAGGPGADVVLHGTVGPGFEEVREELRRNFTERGELGASCAVYLRGQKVVDLWGGWKDASTREPWEEDTCALVFSTTKGMAAITAAVAHSRGWLDYDAPVASYWPEFAQAGKSRITVRQLLAHQAGLPALDEAMEPVKLADLDYLAKVLARQAPAWEPGTRHGYHSFTIGWYLGELIRRVDPRHRSLGRFFQEEVAAPLGLHFHIGLPRDVPDSRVARLQAIPSLQVLFHEHSLPTRMMLAFLWPRSLTARALGNPRSRRLSDFDTPEYRPLELPAAGGIGQARAVARAYGSLATGGHELGLTPATLAALTAPPVLPTRGTYDVVLKAHTTFSLGYTRPCPTLDFGPNPRAFGTSGAGGSLGFADPDAQLGFGYVMNRSGLHLMSDPRARALRDAVYRCLARLSGSASRAA
- a CDS encoding amidohydrolase family protein — its product is MARRFSARVGALAVLVFHAAQGCAHAPTPAAAPPVVVLEGARVFDGEATTGPATVVLEGERIRAVGPRGSLQVPAGAQVVDYSGKTLIPGLILAHAHVGIVSGVETGRRFYTRENITRQLARYLDYGVMTVNSLGLNPPLFYTLRRELKGHTTGADLLGAGPGLGAPMGLPPARGMNLEDDQVVRPETPEAAREAVRDMAGQGVDMVKLWVDSMKGGVPKLRPEVYRAAIDEAHRHGLRAAAHIHDLEDAKAVVEAGIDVLAHGVRDQPVDDAFIQAMKTRGVWYIPTVNLDEANYLYAEHPAWMDEPFFRAAVDPALQRRFDDPQWQRETLASEGAAKARKAVAINLQNLRALHQAGVKIGFGTDSGALPQRIPGFAEHRELELMTQAGLTPARALRAATRDSAELLGLKSQGAIAPGMVADLVVLDSDPVQDIRNTRDIHAVWRRGVQVRPLRAP
- a CDS encoding SulP family inorganic anion transporter codes for the protein MLEHHSFGAAARARSLWQDWKQMVSPKTFGQDLSGALTVACVALPLNLALAVASGLPASVGLISGAIAGVVAGLLGGSRLQVTGPEAALVPIVLLLVQRHGIQGMVVATFLCGLLQMVLGVLRVGRLAKLLPAPVVRGFMAGIGLILLNSQLPRLLGLPKTIGTLSSLPAQGGGWMVHAGGIALGVLAIVCMVGLPRVQRRVPSVLVGLVVATLLGGLLGPELARVGSLPAGLPSPHLPSLAGVDWSALLPDVLSLTVLASLGSLMSASAIDQFPGFEKQRSDHDQELMAQGMANLASSLFGGMPVMGAIVRSSVSIQAGSRTRAASVLHALLLLVVCLVAGALVARVPIAALAGILVVVGVRLLDLRGLRALWEQERPQVAVVAVTALVIASVDLLLGLGAGVLVSLGLLLRARPRTDIQTRILRLDGRPHFRALGAVAAEQDARPPLQRVRVRGPLDFLSPGILNTALASPPFPRYLVLDLTAVPYLDAAGLQDVLNVRDCLVMRKGVVVVVAWGEVERMLEQGGFPRQSPSASLVSSYDDALEHIARSHKAAAAGVQEQARPVRTREPVLDS